The window CCTGTTGGGCTGCGTTGTAAAAAACACCCTCCGGGCCCAAACGCGCGCCATCGCCAAACTGCTTCCGCCGATCGCCGCGCCGCAAATGGTGGCGCAGGCGTCGGCCCTATTGGACGAATACCTGGTGGAATCCCAACGACTCATCCAACGCTACCGGGAGTTGCGCGCGCGCGTGGCCGACCCGGGCCTGCCGGCGGGTCTCTCGGCGGTCTACCATTACACCGACGAATACATCAGCCTGCTCATCGAAGACCGCTCCCAAGACCTTCTCTCGCTTCTCCAACAGCGGGGCGATCCCCGCCACGCGGGGCACATCCAGTCGCTCATCGATTTGATCGGCGCCGAGATCAACCACCGCAAACTCGTGCAACTCCCCTCCCTGGTGGAGGCGAGCGGGGACAACGAAACGTTCGTCTTTCGTTTGAGCGTCCTCAAAAAGTACATGGCCAGCGCCTTGCGGCTTTCGGTCGAAACCCGCGATGAACGGGGCGGCTTGGAGCACATGGTCCTGGCCCTCGGGGCCGGGGTGGCCATGCTGTTCGCCACCACCATCGCCTTTTATTACCAGCGGGTGTTCGGAACCCTCTCCCTCGGCTTTTTGTGGATCTTGGTGGTCAGCTACATGTTCAAGGACCGACTCAAAGCGCTCACCCAATCCTGGTTGCACGGCTGGCTTTCGAAAAGACTTTACGATCAAACCACCCGATTGCGGGACCCCATCGATCAAAAGACCATCGGCACCTGCCGCGAGGCCGTGAGTTTCGCGAGGGAAAAAAGCGTCGACCCCATCGTTCTCAAACTCCGCGACCGGGACCACATCACCGAAATCGAAAACACGTGGCGCGCGGAGAAGGTGATCCACTACACCCGGGACATCGCCCTTTATTCGGAGCGGTTTTTAAAAACGCACTCCCGGAAAGGCGGCATCACCGACATCGTGCGGTTCAATTTGCGAAATTTTTTGGTCAAAATGGACGAGCCCGAGGTGACCCTCCGACGGCTTTCCAAGGGAAAGGTGGACCAGGTGCGGGGCACCCGGGTGTATCACGTCAACATCGTGCTTCGCTTCGCCTCGCCGGAGGAGACCCGCTACGAGCGCATCCGGCTCGTCCTCAACCGGGACGGCATCAAACGGGTGGAAACGGTGTCCAGCGAACGCACCGATGGCCGCGCCCCGGGCTATTCGTCCCCCCTCATCCTTCCGTAACCGCGCGCCCCCAAGGCGATCACGGCTCAACAAAGGGCCAACGCGCGGGACCGTCGCGTAAAAACCGCAAAACAGAGCGTTCCACAGGGCCCTTCGCGACCTCCGCGCCAACGGGATTAAAAAAAAGCCACAGTCGTCGGCGAAACCACAGTGAGACCCGACAAGGGAGGGCCCCAGGAACAAAGCCGGCCCCACAGAGAGGAAAACGAGGTCGAAAAATTATTTCGGCACGGTCCTCAAAAAAACTATTTTTTCCCGGCCACCCGCTCAATCAAAACTTTTTTCATAACCACGGGTGTCAAAGGTCGGTCGTTGGCGTTCCGCTTGACCTTGGAGATCGCGTCCGCCACGGACTGGCCTTCAACCACTTGGCCGAAAATCACGTAATGGCCGTAACGGGGCAGGTCCGGCGTGGGGGCGACGGTGATGAAGAACTGAGACCCGTTCGTGTTCGGTCCGGAGTTGGCCATGGCCAGGACGCCGGGTTTCTCAAAATTGACGCCCGTCGGACGTTCGTCGTCGAATTTGTAGCCCGGCCCGCCGTAGCCCGTGCCCAGGGGGTCCCCGCCTTGGATCATGAAATCCGGGATCACCCGATGAAAAATCAGTCCGTCGAAGTAGCGTCGTTTCGCGGCGGCGCCGGTCTGGGGGTCGGTGAATTCCTTGGTCCCCTCGGCCAAACCCACAAAATTGGCCACGGTGTTGGGGGATTTTTCGGGATGAAGACGGCAGACAATCCGTCCCAAATCGGTTTCAAAAACGGCGTAGACCCCGGGGGTGTTTTTCCAGGCGTCGGCGGCGCCGGCGGCGGCCGCGATCGCGGCGGCGGTCAATGCCACGGCGGTTTTTTGACTCAGATTCATGGGGTCCTCTTTCTCATTCATATTTTTTCCTTCCCGAAGTATATCAAAATCATTTTTTCCTCAAGGGTTCGTTAAGAAATAAGTGGCCGATTTGGCCAAGGGGATTTTGGTCCAGGACAAGGCGCGAAGAGCGAGCCGACTGGACGGTCAGTGAGCGATGAGCAACGCAGTCCTGGGCCAAAAGCCCCCGGCCGAATTGAGCCAGTTATTTTTTAACGAACCCTAAGCCCGCGATCCCGGCGCCCAACGCGCCCAACACCCGGTTCAAATCGCGCATCGAGACGCCCAGGGGCGGCAGGACGACCAAGACATCGCCCAGGGGGCGCGTCCACACCCCGCGCGCCAGCGCCGCCCGGCCGACCCGGGCGCCGGCGCGGAAAGAAACGGGAAAAGACCGGTTCGTCTTTTTGTCGGACACCAACTCAACGCCCGCCATAAAACCCATTTGCCGCACGTGACCGACCCGGGGATCGGCCGCGAGGCCCCGAAGGAATTCCGTCAAACGACGCCGCTTGGGGCGCAATTTTCCCAAGGTGTCTTCCCTTCGGTACACCCGCAGGTTTTCCAGGGCGACCGCGCAGGCCAGGGGGTTGGCCGTGTAGCTGTGCCCGTGAAAAAACGTCTTAAACTCTTCGTAACGACCCAGAAACGCCCGATACACTTTTTCCCCCGTGAGCGTCGCGGCCAGGGGCAAATAGCCCCCCGTCAACGCCTTGGCCACGCAGAGGAAATCGGGGCGCACCCCTTCGTGCTCCACGGCGAACATCCGCCCGGTGCGACCGAAGCCGGTGGCGACTTCGTCGGCGATCAAAGGAACACCGTTCTTTTTCAGTATCCGCGCGAGTCCCGCGAGGTACCCCGCGGGCATGACGCGCATGCCCGCCGCTCCTTGGACAAGCGGTTCGACGATGGCGGCCGCCAGACGGCGCGAATTCTTTTGAACGATTTTTTCGGCGGCGCCGAGGCACTCCCATCGGCAGCCGGTTTCCGCGCGCCGCGCCCCGGGCCGCCCGGGCGCGGGAACGGGCTCATCCCCCGTGCGCAATTCGGGGGCGGGCGGGGCGTTGCGCGACGGACAGCGGAAACAATGGGGCGCCGGGACGAAATGGGATTTAAACAGGAGGGGCCCGAACTTTTTTTGAAAAGCCGCGATCCCCCCCACGGAAACGGCGCCCAGCGTGTCGCCGTGGT of the Elusimicrobiota bacterium genome contains:
- a CDS encoding peptidylprolyl isomerase, which produces MNLSQKTAVALTAAAIAAAAGAADAWKNTPGVYAVFETDLGRIVCRLHPEKSPNTVANFVGLAEGTKEFTDPQTGAAAKRRYFDGLIFHRVIPDFMIQGGDPLGTGYGGPGYKFDDERPTGVNFEKPGVLAMANSGPNTNGSQFFITVAPTPDLPRYGHYVIFGQVVEGQSVADAISKVKRNANDRPLTPVVMKKVLIERVAGKK
- the bioA gene encoding adenosylmethionine--8-amino-7-oxononanoate transaminase, with the protein product MSRAARLDKQYLWHPFTQQAEWEKGDPLVVSRARGARFWDERGRSFLDGVSSLWVTAHGHRHPALDRALKRQLGRVAHTTFLGLTHAPAAELGKALIDLAPPGLHRVFYSDNGATAVEVALKMAFQYWIHRGEHRRTEFLALEGSYHGDTLGAVSVGGIAAFQKKFGPLLFKSHFVPAPHCFRCPSRNAPPAPELRTGDEPVPAPGRPGARRAETGCRWECLGAAEKIVQKNSRRLAAAIVEPLVQGAAGMRVMPAGYLAGLARILKKNGVPLIADEVATGFGRTGRMFAVEHEGVRPDFLCVAKALTGGYLPLAATLTGEKVYRAFLGRYEEFKTFFHGHSYTANPLACAVALENLRVYRREDTLGKLRPKRRRLTEFLRGLAADPRVGHVRQMGFMAGVELVSDKKTNRSFPVSFRAGARVGRAALARGVWTRPLGDVLVVLPPLGVSMRDLNRVLGALGAGIAGLGFVKK